CCAGATTATAATTTTTATAGCAATTCTTGAACACTTCATACATTGCTATCTACAAAACAAATAAAGCGTTAACAACCATTATTATGCCTATTTTCCAATTAATTTTTTGTTAATTAGAGTAAAATTTTATCTGATCCTGCTTTTTAAACGTAAGTCTGCTACAATATAGCTAAAATTAACGTATTAAAATACAGCAAAGGATTTGATGATGATCGATCATACTGAACTAGCCATCACTTTTTATAATGCGACAGGACTGAGTATTTTAATTAGCGATAATGCTGGGCGGCAACTGGCATTAGCTAAAAATCCATTGTTGCCTGAAATACCAACGACCTTATTGACTAAATTAATTGAACTTAGTCGTGACCAAGTCCAACTGCTGACGGTCATAAATTTTGGGTTTGTTGCGGTCTATGCTGCAGCACCAGAAATAGTGATTATTTGGGCAGCAACTAATGCAATCAGGGCTAACGGTATTTATGATGATAAGGTACCCCTAGTCGATTTACATCATTTTCGTGCACAAGTCACTCTCTTTTATGTGGCACAACTACAGCAAACGCCTAGTTTTGGTAATGAACAACAATTAGCAATGGAAGACTTTGCCATCATTGACCGCGCACCAAAAACTATGGAAATAGAAAAGCAACCTTCTCACGCTGGCTATTTGGCCGAACGCAAAATGTTGCTTGGCGTTGAACATGGTAATGTGAATGAATTTAATACCAATTACTTACCCTTTATGCAAGAAGGTAATTTTGGCGAATTGGCTGCTTCTGATCTACGTAGTAAGAAAAATTTGACGATCGCAGCTACGACTTTGTTTACCCGCGCAGCGATCCGCGGTGGTCTATACGCCGAGAACGCTTATAATTTAAGCGATCTTATCATTAAACAATCAGAACGTTTACCAGAGATCACAAACGTTTACGAATATACGCGTACGATTGGCGAACGCTTCACCCTTAACGTGGCGCGAATCAAGCGTCAAAGCTTACCAACAGTTGTCTATCGTGCGCAAGAATACATTTATGACCACCTCGCAACGATCACTAATGTGGCCGCCTTGGCTGAACAAGTCCAATGTAGCCCCTCTTATTTGATGCACCTATTCAAAGCATCAACTGGAGTCAGTGTCATGCAATTTATCACTGAGCAACGTATTCTATCAGCTAAACAACTGCTGATTTTCACCCAAGAACCTATAAGCGAGATTGCAGCGACGCTTGGCTACCCTAATCAGGCCCAATTAGCCCATATTTTTAAACAGAATACCGGCCTGACACCAACCCAGTTCCGTAAGAGTCAACAGCTTTAATTAAGTTGCTTATTCCAAATCCGCTGTTTGCTAAAAATAATATCACCCTCGATGCCATCTTGCCGATTAAACTCATTATCGGCTTTTTTGGCGATAAAAGCATGATTACCCATAAAATCGAATGGAATATCATCAGCCTTACCAGCTATAATATCATCGCAAACATCAATCAGATTTTGCAAAATATTAACATCAACTTCCATCACATGATGAGTAATATAAACGTGCTGATAACGCCCCGCCAAACGCTTTTGTATTCTTACTAAATTGGCGCGATAAGTTTCAACTGGTGCTGAGAAGGTGTCAAACAGAAAAGTCGATTTATTAGCTGCATCACCTGAAATTAAAACAGCTAATTCAGGGATCAGTAATACCATTGTCCCAGCAGTATGTCCAGGCAAGCTATAGCACTCAATATGAAGACCACCTAAATCAAATATCTGACCATCACTGAGATCATGAAATTTAAAATCAGGCTCTGGTGGTACCAATTGTTGCTCGATCGTAAGGGCAATTTCCGGAGCTAACCCCATCTCCAGATAGCCCTTTCGTACATCCAGCTGACAGTGTTCACGATACAACTCATTGTCAACCGGATTTAAATAAACCTCAGCAAATTCGGGTGCGCCCGGCGCATGATCAACATGTCCATGTGTCAAAATAACTGTCACCGGTTTATCAGTTAGACTGCTAACTAATTTGTGCAGTCCTTGCACACCAACACTAGTATCAACTAGCACACTGCGCTGATCACCTTGGAGCAAATATAGAATTTCACCAGTCAACGTCGCTAACGTAGTTAAACGTGAATTAATTTCTTTTACTTTGAAAAAGTCCAATTTTTATACCTCCGCTTTTTCTGGAGATTTATGCATATGCTTCAGCACTTCCATAACTAGCATTACCAGTACTGTTAAAACAACCAATGCAATGCCGCCATTCCGAAAAGCAATTGCGGCCGTAGTGCCACCCAATATCTGGCCATAAAATGGTGCAGCAAAGGAACCTAAGTTAGAACCAACTAGCACAATTCCATTAAATAATGGTGCGTTCTTTGTTGTCGTTACATCCGATATTTTGATGAAAAAATACGGCAATGCTAATCCACCAATCGCTCCAATCACAACAAATAACAACAAGATTAAATTACCGTTAGTTGTCATTGCCATACCGATTAATGGTAACGCAGTGGCAAACATACCTAGATATAGAATCTTTTCGTGCAATACCTTATATAGCGGACCGAATAAAGCACCACTAATCAATTGTGAGATATTAAGTACTGATAACGCGGTACTAGCTTGAGTTGGAGTCCCGATTCCCTGCTGTACGTATAAAGTGGCAATTTTAATATATGCAATCATATATGTAACCATATATAAGAATAAAACTAGTGTTAATCCAAGAACAACTAATAAACCAGCTTTATGCTCAGGTTCATGACTCTTTTTAGCCGCTATTGCCTCTGCTTTAGCACGTACACCATATTTTTCTGGCTCAGGTACGAAAATATAAAACAAGATCAAAGCTGGAATAAATAATAGATAAACAAGATATGCCGCATGCCAACTTATCTCTAGTAGGTGACCAGCGCCAAATGTCATAAAAGCAACACCTAATGCTGCAATTGACGAACGCCAACCAAGTAAATTAGCCCGTGCTTCATCGGTGAAGAATTCACTAATCAAGCTTATAGCCAAGGGATTAGCTAACCCAATACCAATACCCATGATTGCTCGCGAAATAATGACTAAAATCAAACTATTAGCAAAGGCAGGAATCAAGGCAGCAATTGTTGCAATCGTCATCCCCAATAATGCAGTTTGTTTCTGACCAATTTTAGTTGTAATAAAACCAGAGGTCAAAACAAAAATTGTGACAAAAATTGAAACCACAGTGGTAGAAAGTTCAACTTGAACCAATGAATATCTTGGAAATGCCTTAGCCATTTGGGGAATTGTTGCCGATATAGCACCAGCAGCTTGTTCCATAATATTTAAGGCAAGTAACGAAATAATTAACATCCATTTTTTATAACCTTTTTGATACATCTTCGACATAGTAGTCCCTCCTCGTATTCAATAACTATTCCTTAGTATTGGCTAAAGCAACATGTGCAAAAAGTTGATTGATTTTATCTATCTGTGCAGGCGTCATTTCCGGAAACCCGATCCCCCGCATTTCATGACTTAGTTGTAACAACGAATAGGCTTGAAAGTTCTGCATATTACCTGGTAAAGTCAGAAAGCTCCAAAATGGGACCAGTGTCGCTAATTGAGTCGTTAAAGTTTTATCTTGATTGTAGGCTGATAACGGTGTGTACACAGTAAACTGATCTACAAAGGCTTTTGTCGGCGTATACATGATTTCATAATGGCCTGGTTGCAATTGGGTACCATTTTTATATTGTCGATCAGCAATTTGCCAATTTTTTGCTCGCGGTAAGTTGACTGTAGCCGTAGCCCCATATGGAATATCAAGCGTTACTTTAATTTGATCACCTTGGATATTCATGATCTGCCACGCTACTGCAACTTGTCCATTAGCTAATTCTGTACGCCCAGCTACCTGTCTAAATTTAGCGGTGATGCCTGGTTGAATTGTCACTTGAGTGGGGGTTATTGGTTGAATGCCAATTAATTGTTCATAAGCCCATTGCATCACCGCCCCAGTGGAATAGTGATTTAAGGAGTTCATCCCATTTTCAGCAATTTTTCCGTTGGAATCAATTGAATTCCAACGTTCCCAAATCGTTGTTGCCCCATGTTTGACCTGATATAGCCAGCTGGGATAATCATCATTGAGAAAAATCTGACAGGCCAATTCATGTTGACCGTTTTTCGATAAGGCCGGCAATAACACTGGTGTACCGACAAAGCCAGTTGTTAAGTGATTGCAATCTTTCTCTAACCGTTTAACCAATTCACCAGTTAAACTTTGTTGCGTATTTGCTGGGTATAGATCAAACTCCAAGCACAACGCTAATGCAGTTTGTGTATCAGTCAGCAGACGCCCGCTACCAGTGAAAAATTCATTGATAAAGGCATCATGGATCTTGTTAGCTAATAATTCATAATATTCAGATTCATGCTTGGCTTGTAATAATTTAGCTGTCTGTGCAACAATTTTTGCTGAATAATAGTAGT
This is a stretch of genomic DNA from Loigolactobacillus coryniformis subsp. coryniformis KCTC 3167 = DSM 20001. It encodes these proteins:
- a CDS encoding MBL fold metallo-hydrolase; protein product: MDFFKVKEINSRLTTLATLTGEILYLLQGDQRSVLVDTSVGVQGLHKLVSSLTDKPVTVILTHGHVDHAPGAPEFAEVYLNPVDNELYREHCQLDVRKGYLEMGLAPEIALTIEQQLVPPEPDFKFHDLSDGQIFDLGGLHIECYSLPGHTAGTMVLLIPELAVLISGDAANKSTFLFDTFSAPVETYRANLVRIQKRLAGRYQHVYITHHVMEVDVNILQNLIDVCDDIIAGKADDIPFDFMGNHAFIAKKADNEFNRQDGIEGDIIFSKQRIWNKQLN
- a CDS encoding helix-turn-helix domain-containing protein gives rise to the protein MMIDHTELAITFYNATGLSILISDNAGRQLALAKNPLLPEIPTTLLTKLIELSRDQVQLLTVINFGFVAVYAAAPEIVIIWAATNAIRANGIYDDKVPLVDLHHFRAQVTLFYVAQLQQTPSFGNEQQLAMEDFAIIDRAPKTMEIEKQPSHAGYLAERKMLLGVEHGNVNEFNTNYLPFMQEGNFGELAASDLRSKKNLTIAATTLFTRAAIRGGLYAENAYNLSDLIIKQSERLPEITNVYEYTRTIGERFTLNVARIKRQSLPTVVYRAQEYIYDHLATITNVAALAEQVQCSPSYLMHLFKASTGVSVMQFITEQRILSAKQLLIFTQEPISEIAATLGYPNQAQLAHIFKQNTGLTPTQFRKSQQL
- a CDS encoding MFS transporter, translating into MSKMYQKGYKKWMLIISLLALNIMEQAAGAISATIPQMAKAFPRYSLVQVELSTTVVSIFVTIFVLTSGFITTKIGQKQTALLGMTIATIAALIPAFANSLILVIISRAIMGIGIGLANPLAISLISEFFTDEARANLLGWRSSIAALGVAFMTFGAGHLLEISWHAAYLVYLLFIPALILFYIFVPEPEKYGVRAKAEAIAAKKSHEPEHKAGLLVVLGLTLVLFLYMVTYMIAYIKIATLYVQQGIGTPTQASTALSVLNISQLISGALFGPLYKVLHEKILYLGMFATALPLIGMAMTTNGNLILLLFVVIGAIGGLALPYFFIKISDVTTTKNAPLFNGIVLVGSNLGSFAAPFYGQILGGTTAAIAFRNGGIALVVLTVLVMLVMEVLKHMHKSPEKAEV